In Rhodamnia argentea isolate NSW1041297 chromosome 4, ASM2092103v1, whole genome shotgun sequence, the following proteins share a genomic window:
- the LOC125314925 gene encoding F-box/kelch-repeat protein At3g23880-like translates to MSSDDNPKLPQHVVVEILKRLPVKSLLRFRCVCRSWRSTVDDPCFVALHLNASALDSSNRHTVCLDWSHPFRKLCSVFSDESLTLPPQSQVELPLVAPDSHYVIIGSCNGLICVAEVVEKLQYICYKQIHLWNLFTRKRKVVLQPDPQHPILRLGFGFDARSNDYKIVRLRHYPGRVRKEELVAQIYSLSTDSWRILEYEGTDVWARGPPAVFFNGSLHWFLLKFNDLHYVYSSILSFDVAHEVFDEMALPEELCCMNLVLSVAVVNGLLAVLISCKEEVRYGESCSVWVMREYGVPESWTKLYTFETCTRVKQFYGFTRNSEVLMVMADGGRVSWNPITRQFKDLPFSTKCDVGTIVESLVSL, encoded by the coding sequence ATGAGTTCCGACGACAACCCGAAGCTCCCTCAACACGTGGTTGTGGAGATCCTGAAGCGATTGCCGGTGAAATCTCTGCTCCGATTCAGGTGCGTTTGCCGATCATGGCGATCCACCGTTGATGACCCTTGCTTCGTGGCCCTCCACTTGAATGCCTCCGCTCTCGATTCCTCCAACCGGCACACCGTGTGTCTAGATTGGAGCCATCCTTTCCGAAAGCTGTGCTCTGTGTTCTCCGATGAGTCTCTTACCCTGCCTCCTCAGTCGCAAGTCGAACTCCCATTGGTTGCTCCTGACAGCCATTACGTTATTATTGGTTCGTGTAATGGTTTGATCTGCGTCGCGGAAGTCGTTGAAAAATTGCAGTATATTTGCTATAAACAGATTCatttgtggaatttattcactAGAAAGCGCAAGGTTGTTCTACAACCCGATCCACAGCATCCAATATTACGTCTAGGGTTTGGCTTCGATGCAAGGTCTAATGACTATAAGATTGTGAGGCTTCGACATTATCCTGGACGGGTTCGCAAGGAAGAGCTTGTGGCCCAGATTTACTCACTCAGTACAGATTCATGGAGAATTTTGGAGTATGAGGGCACTGATGTATGGGCCAGAGGACCCCCTGCGGTCTTCTTCAATGGGAGTCTGCACTGGTTTCTTTTAAAGTTCAATGATCTGCATTATGTATACAGTTCAATACTCTCGTTCGATGTTGCACATgaggtgtttgatgaaatggcTCTGCCGGAAGAGCTTTGCTGCATGAATCTCGTACTTTCTGTGGCAGTAGTGAATGGCTTGCTGGCAGTGCTCATTAGTTGCAAGGAGGAAGTTAGGTATGGTGAATCTTGTTCTGTTTGGGTTATGAGGGAGTACGGCGTGCCCGAATCTTGGACTAAGCTATATACTTTTGAGACTTGTACACGAGTAAAACAATTTTATGGCTTCACGAGGAATAGCGAGGTTCTGATGGTTATGGCTGATGGAGGACGAGTTTCTTGGAATCCGATCACGAGACAATTCAAAGATCTTCCCTTTTCTACGAAATGTGACGTGGGCACCATCGTGGAGAGCTTGGTTTCACTCTAG